From Enterococcus mediterraneensis, the proteins below share one genomic window:
- a CDS encoding cation diffusion facilitator family transporter: MLKFLMSYIQKKSNKDLRTNYGILSGILGLFSNLLLFVMKFVIGISAHSVSILADAINNLTDTASSIVTLFGFRVAAKPADSEHPYGHERFEYISGFVISILITVVGFQFLTSSVKRIINPANIKLSLWVFIILLLSVCIKFWQSRMYSNIAKKIKSGTLKASAQDSMNDVLTTVAVLVSAGVEWLTGWRVDGYVGTLIALYILYNGISMVKGFVNELLGSRPTDKEIIEMEKRLDSYQSILGYHDLLVHSYGPKKQFASVHIEVDETYDLNYAHEITDTIEKDFWTNLHVALVCHLDPVAINDEEYQRKLLLLKEILFRIDPNLRIHDFRIEGSTLSFDIVVPQHTALSDEDIREQLQQKISYALGNYQLEVTFDHNYLL; encoded by the coding sequence ATGTTGAAATTTTTAATGTCGTATATTCAAAAAAAATCAAATAAAGATCTGCGGACAAATTACGGGATCTTATCCGGGATACTGGGACTTTTTTCTAATCTTTTACTGTTTGTGATGAAATTTGTGATCGGTATCAGCGCCCATAGTGTTTCTATTTTAGCAGACGCGATCAACAACTTGACGGATACAGCGTCTTCCATCGTGACGTTATTCGGCTTTCGGGTGGCGGCCAAACCCGCTGACAGCGAGCATCCTTATGGTCATGAACGGTTCGAATATATCAGCGGTTTTGTGATCTCGATCCTGATCACCGTGGTGGGTTTCCAATTTTTGACAAGTTCAGTCAAACGGATCATTAACCCAGCAAATATCAAACTGTCTTTGTGGGTTTTTATCATCTTGCTTCTTTCCGTTTGTATCAAGTTTTGGCAAAGTCGAATGTATTCGAACATCGCTAAAAAAATCAAATCAGGTACGTTGAAAGCAAGTGCCCAAGACAGCATGAACGACGTTTTGACGACTGTGGCAGTCTTGGTTTCAGCCGGTGTGGAATGGCTGACTGGCTGGCGTGTCGATGGCTATGTAGGAACGCTGATCGCGCTGTATATCTTGTATAACGGGATTTCGATGGTTAAAGGGTTTGTCAATGAACTATTGGGCAGCCGTCCGACAGATAAAGAGATCATTGAGATGGAAAAAAGACTGGACAGCTATCAATCGATTTTAGGATACCACGATCTTTTGGTGCATAGTTACGGACCGAAAAAGCAATTCGCATCCGTCCACATTGAAGTCGATGAGACCTATGATCTGAATTATGCCCACGAGATCACTGATACGATCGAAAAAGATTTTTGGACCAACCTTCATGTAGCTCTGGTCTGTCATTTGGACCCGGTAGCAATCAATGATGAAGAGTATCAAAGAAAACTGCTGCTTTTAAAAGAGATCCTTTTTCGTATCGATCCCAACTTGCGGATCCATGATTTTCGAATAGAAGGTTCGACATTATCTTTTGATATCGTCGTTCCGCAGCATACGGCATTGTCAGACGAAGATATCCGCGAACAATTACAACAGAAAATCTCGTATGCGCTGGGTAATTATCAGCTGGAAGTCACATTTGATCATAACTATTTGTTATAA
- the alaS gene encoding alanine--tRNA ligase — protein MKKLTSAEVRQMFLDFFKSKGHTVEPSASLVPVNDPTLLWINSGVATLKKYFDGTVVPENPRITNAQKSIRTNDIENVGKTARHHTMFEMLGNFSIGDYFKNEAIHWAWEFLTDDKWLAFDPEKLYVTVYPKDTEAKRIWHEEVGLPLDHIVEIEDNFWDIGAGPSGPDTEIFYDRGEAYNDVAEDDPENYPGGENERYLEIWNLVFSEFNHKPDDTYEPLPHKNIDTGMGLERIVSIVQDAPTNFETDLFLPIIHETEALSGKFKYGAAPQTDISFKVIADHIRALSFAIGDGALPSNEGRGYVLRRLLRRAVMHGKKLGIDEAFLYKLVPVVGKIMESYYPEVLQQKEFIEKVVRMEEERFHETINEGLEILTQVIQDVKGKNEDTLNGKDIFKLYDTYGFPVELTEEVAEDEGLKVDHAGFEKEMQAQRDRARAARSTEASMGVQSALLTDIKVDSRFVGYDHLESESELLVIIQEEDLVDTVREGEAQLIFAETPFYAEMGGQVADEGIIADENGNLVATVHDVQKAPNGQFLHKATVEGTLEEGKKYFLQVNTQRRNRIIKNHTATHLLHKALKEVLGNHANQAGSLVAPGHLRFDFTHFGQVTAEELQQMEAIVNEKIWAALPVVTIETDIDTAKGMGAMALFGEKYGHDVRVVNVADWSIELCGGTHVANTEDIGIFKIVAESGIGAGVRRIEAVTSKEAYELLYSEEQQLKEIAAIVKSPQIKEVVSKTEQLQQQLRDLQKENDALASKLANQQAEDVFKDVKSANGISYIASQVSVKDMNQLRQLADQWKQKAASDVLVLATANDGKVNLLAAMTPEANQKGLKAGDLIKAIAPKVGGGGGGRPDMAQAGGKNPAGINDALTEVDAWLSK, from the coding sequence ATGAAAAAGTTAACGAGTGCGGAAGTCCGCCAAATGTTTTTAGATTTCTTTAAATCAAAAGGCCACACGGTTGAACCTAGCGCGTCTTTAGTGCCGGTAAATGACCCGACATTGTTATGGATCAACTCCGGTGTTGCGACACTGAAAAAATATTTCGACGGTACTGTCGTTCCTGAAAATCCCCGGATCACAAACGCACAAAAATCGATTCGGACCAATGATATCGAAAATGTCGGTAAAACAGCCCGCCACCATACAATGTTTGAAATGCTGGGAAACTTCTCGATCGGCGATTACTTCAAAAATGAAGCGATCCACTGGGCATGGGAATTTCTGACTGATGACAAGTGGTTGGCATTCGATCCTGAAAAATTATATGTGACTGTTTATCCAAAAGATACTGAAGCAAAACGGATCTGGCATGAAGAAGTCGGCTTACCATTGGATCACATCGTTGAGATCGAAGATAATTTTTGGGATATCGGTGCGGGTCCAAGCGGTCCTGATACTGAGATCTTTTATGACCGCGGTGAAGCTTACAATGATGTAGCCGAAGATGATCCTGAAAACTATCCTGGCGGTGAAAATGAACGTTATCTTGAAATCTGGAACTTGGTATTCTCAGAATTCAACCATAAACCTGACGACACTTACGAACCACTGCCTCATAAAAACATTGATACGGGGATGGGATTGGAACGGATCGTTTCTATCGTTCAAGACGCGCCAACCAACTTTGAAACAGACTTGTTCTTACCGATCATCCATGAAACAGAAGCGTTGAGCGGTAAATTCAAATATGGGGCAGCACCGCAAACAGATATTTCTTTCAAAGTCATCGCTGACCATATTCGCGCGTTATCTTTTGCTATCGGAGACGGTGCATTGCCATCAAACGAGGGACGAGGCTATGTATTGCGCCGCTTGTTGCGCCGCGCAGTCATGCATGGGAAAAAATTAGGGATCGATGAAGCATTCTTATACAAATTAGTCCCAGTAGTAGGCAAAATCATGGAAAGCTACTATCCTGAAGTATTGCAACAAAAAGAATTTATCGAAAAAGTCGTTCGCATGGAAGAAGAACGTTTCCACGAAACCATCAATGAAGGTTTAGAAATCTTGACTCAAGTCATCCAAGACGTCAAAGGCAAAAATGAAGATACATTGAACGGAAAAGACATCTTCAAACTTTATGATACTTACGGATTCCCTGTTGAATTGACAGAAGAAGTCGCTGAAGATGAAGGATTGAAAGTCGATCATGCCGGTTTTGAAAAAGAAATGCAGGCTCAAAGAGATCGTGCACGTGCTGCCCGCAGTACAGAAGCTTCAATGGGCGTGCAATCCGCATTGCTGACAGATATCAAAGTAGACAGCCGCTTTGTAGGATATGACCATTTGGAATCTGAAAGCGAATTGCTGGTGATCATTCAAGAAGAAGACTTGGTTGACACCGTTCGTGAAGGTGAAGCACAACTGATCTTTGCCGAAACACCATTTTATGCTGAAATGGGCGGACAAGTAGCGGATGAAGGGATCATCGCTGATGAAAACGGCAATTTAGTAGCAACAGTCCATGACGTGCAAAAAGCGCCAAACGGACAATTCCTGCATAAAGCAACGGTTGAAGGAACACTGGAAGAGGGCAAGAAATACTTCTTGCAAGTCAACACTCAACGCCGCAACCGGATCATCAAAAACCACACTGCGACTCACTTGCTGCATAAAGCATTGAAAGAAGTATTAGGCAATCACGCCAACCAAGCCGGTTCTTTAGTTGCTCCTGGTCATTTGCGTTTTGACTTTACCCACTTTGGACAAGTGACTGCAGAAGAATTGCAACAAATGGAAGCCATCGTCAACGAAAAAATTTGGGCAGCATTGCCAGTAGTTACTATCGAAACAGATATCGATACTGCTAAAGGCATGGGTGCAATGGCGCTATTTGGTGAAAAATACGGACACGATGTACGCGTAGTCAATGTCGCAGACTGGTCTATTGAACTATGCGGGGGAACGCATGTCGCTAATACTGAAGATATCGGGATCTTTAAGATCGTGGCAGAATCCGGGATCGGTGCTGGCGTACGCCGGATCGAAGCGGTGACCAGCAAAGAAGCATACGAACTTCTTTATAGTGAAGAACAACAATTGAAAGAAATCGCAGCGATCGTCAAATCACCGCAGATCAAAGAAGTTGTTTCCAAAACAGAACAGCTGCAACAACAATTGCGGGATCTGCAAAAAGAAAACGATGCGTTGGCAAGTAAATTAGCTAACCAACAAGCAGAAGATGTCTTTAAAGATGTCAAATCTGCCAATGGTATCTCTTATATCGCTTCACAAGTCAGTGTCAAAGATATGAATCAATTACGTCAATTAGCCGATCAATGGAAACAAAAAGCGGCTTCTGATGTCTTAGTTCTGGCTACGGCAAATGACGGCAAAGTCAACTTGTTGGCAGCTATGACACCTGAAGCAAATCAAAAAGGATTGAAAGCAGGCGATCTGATCAAAGCAATCGCGCCGAAAGTCGGCGGTGGCGGCGGCGGTCGTCCTGATATGGCACAAGCCGGCGGGAAAAATCCGGCGGGCATCAATGACGCTTTGACTGAAGTTGACGCTTGGTTGTCTAAATAA
- a CDS encoding DUF7278 family profilin-like fold-containing protein, with protein sequence MDFFDSLEWSNWKNLSDEVKSQQFRQVLMYFVSPLRKINEVKLVDFQLAGLKCRTFEIKIDNETFVFVPGNQEAILGWELGVQGLPTPAWDKHHPNSFPDKFAALIKDYQLNTQEQWSEFVNLYTSELRKSAIPPMLVQQTALPAGTTYLGRLNSVTGEITGEVERFEPLEESIRKLFMPPQSFEASLTWSLPENHLEKGKYYLEAAKDSDDYYIFEHFSCTHEQLRKIVRRNGFDLMTEDQWEYAVGGGTRRLFRWGNDVDTDDSYWGRQVKQQMKSPNMFGLTISTALDRYELTDTMTLKMDHWDNSGIPLLDLLPLATYYRSPRKLLPEDELNPREFLYRKTILIKK encoded by the coding sequence ATGGATTTTTTTGATTCATTGGAATGGAGCAATTGGAAAAATTTAAGCGATGAGGTAAAGAGTCAGCAATTTCGGCAAGTATTGATGTACTTTGTCAGTCCTTTGCGGAAAATCAACGAAGTAAAATTGGTGGATTTCCAACTGGCGGGCTTGAAATGCCGGACATTTGAGATCAAGATCGACAACGAAACATTTGTCTTTGTGCCTGGAAATCAAGAAGCCATTTTAGGGTGGGAACTAGGTGTTCAAGGTCTGCCGACACCTGCTTGGGACAAACATCATCCCAACAGTTTTCCGGATAAATTCGCGGCACTCATCAAAGATTATCAATTGAATACACAAGAACAATGGAGTGAATTCGTCAATCTTTATACATCAGAACTGCGAAAATCGGCGATTCCGCCAATGCTGGTGCAGCAGACGGCGTTACCGGCAGGGACAACATATTTGGGAAGGTTGAATAGTGTAACTGGTGAAATTACCGGCGAAGTAGAACGATTCGAGCCGCTGGAAGAATCGATTCGCAAACTTTTTATGCCGCCGCAATCTTTTGAAGCTAGTTTGACATGGTCGCTTCCTGAGAACCATTTGGAAAAAGGCAAATATTACTTAGAGGCCGCCAAAGACAGCGATGATTATTACATCTTCGAGCATTTCAGCTGTACTCATGAACAGCTGCGAAAAATCGTCCGCCGTAATGGATTCGATCTGATGACGGAGGATCAATGGGAATATGCAGTAGGCGGCGGGACACGCCGTTTGTTCCGTTGGGGCAACGATGTAGATACGGACGATTCGTACTGGGGACGGCAAGTGAAACAACAGATGAAATCCCCCAATATGTTTGGATTGACTATCTCGACCGCATTGGATCGTTATGAATTGACTGATACGATGACGTTGAAAATGGATCACTGGGACAATTCGGGGATCCCGTTATTAGATCTGCTGCCGCTTGCGACATATTATCGTTCTCCTCGCAAGTTGTTGCCGGAAGACGAATTGAATCCGCGGGAATTTTTATACCGTAAAACGATCTTGATCAAAAAATAA
- a CDS encoding GNAT family N-acetyltransferase, whose product MDSITLGSEPWLQAAAFSLRYEVFVLEQGISPEDEFDWRDTRGQMYFVAFADNQPAGTLRYQKSDPQTLQPDRFCIQKVFRGQGIGRKLLAACETQGKQDGCRISRLSAEMTAKSFYQKNGYQVVSEPFWEDGVLCVTMEKVL is encoded by the coding sequence ATGGACTCGATCACTTTGGGCTCTGAACCTTGGCTGCAAGCCGCCGCCTTTTCTTTACGTTATGAAGTTTTTGTTCTTGAACAAGGGATTTCTCCTGAAGATGAATTTGATTGGCGGGATACGAGAGGACAAATGTATTTTGTCGCCTTTGCAGATAATCAGCCAGCAGGAACCCTCCGCTATCAAAAAAGCGATCCTCAAACCCTCCAGCCTGACCGCTTTTGTATCCAAAAAGTGTTTCGCGGACAAGGCATCGGCAGAAAGCTTTTAGCTGCTTGCGAAACCCAAGGAAAACAAGACGGCTGTCGCATTTCTCGTTTGTCCGCTGAAATGACTGCTAAAAGTTTTTACCAAAAAAATGGCTATCAAGTCGTTTCGGAGCCTTTTTGGGAAGACGGTGTTCTTTGCGTCACCATGGAAAAAGTCCTTTAA
- a CDS encoding heavy metal translocating P-type ATPase — MSHFKKFFSTLLIGALACLLEFVFNQSQWAYLLVAIMGGVITFTLLVEMIKTLRSGRYGVDILAITAIVATLAVGEYWASLMILIMLTGGDSLEDYASRQAGRELQSLLDNSPQIAHRKQGDRLEDLTLDQVKVGDILVVKPHEIVPVDGEALEAGSVDESSLTGESRPVDKKVGDEIMSGAINGEGSLIYKVTSLAEDSQYQKIVKLVKESQEKPAHFVRMADRYAVPFTAVAYLIGGIAWFITKNPVRFAEVLVVASPCPLILAAPVALVAGMSRSSRNGIVVKTGTTIEKLAGAKTIAFDKTGTITKGQLTVAEIDPVPGLSKDKFLSYLASVEQESLHILARSLVSYAEKRVDLLPVSNLEEVVGSGVQGEIDGKLIKIGRAEFAHAEVKAGESTMIFASLDDRYIGSVTFTDEVRKEAKATITQLQGLGITREIMLTGDRKGVAESIAEKVGIREVHAECLPQDKITVLKSVPEEERPLVMIGDGINDAPALAIADVGIAMGAHGSSAASESADAVILKDDLSRVAIAVKVSQDTMKIARQSVLIGIFICVGLMLVASTGVIPALIGAMLQEVVDTVSILSALRAKNDGRQR; from the coding sequence ATGAGTCATTTTAAAAAATTTTTCTCAACATTATTGATAGGAGCGTTGGCTTGCCTTCTTGAGTTTGTTTTTAATCAATCCCAATGGGCATATCTCTTAGTCGCTATTATGGGGGGTGTGATCACTTTTACTTTGCTGGTAGAGATGATCAAAACGTTACGCTCCGGTAGATATGGCGTAGATATTTTGGCCATCACAGCCATTGTAGCAACGTTGGCGGTTGGTGAGTATTGGGCCAGTTTGATGATCTTGATCATGCTGACAGGCGGGGATAGTTTGGAAGATTATGCTAGTCGTCAAGCAGGACGCGAATTACAATCCTTATTGGATAATTCACCCCAGATCGCCCATCGCAAACAGGGAGATCGTTTGGAAGATCTGACACTGGATCAGGTAAAAGTCGGTGATATTTTGGTGGTCAAACCTCATGAGATCGTTCCGGTTGACGGTGAAGCGTTAGAAGCGGGCAGTGTAGATGAGTCCTCTCTGACTGGCGAATCACGACCAGTAGATAAAAAAGTCGGCGATGAGATCATGTCCGGCGCGATCAACGGAGAAGGCAGTTTGATCTATAAAGTAACTTCGCTGGCGGAAGATTCCCAATACCAGAAAATCGTGAAGCTGGTAAAAGAATCTCAGGAAAAGCCTGCTCATTTTGTCCGGATGGCGGATCGTTACGCTGTTCCGTTTACTGCTGTGGCTTATCTGATCGGAGGGATCGCATGGTTTATCACCAAAAATCCGGTACGGTTTGCCGAGGTTCTGGTAGTTGCTTCTCCGTGTCCATTGATTCTGGCAGCTCCCGTAGCTTTAGTGGCTGGTATGAGCCGTTCCAGCCGTAACGGGATTGTTGTAAAAACCGGGACGACGATCGAAAAATTAGCGGGGGCTAAAACCATTGCTTTTGATAAGACCGGAACGATCACTAAAGGACAACTGACAGTGGCAGAAATCGATCCAGTTCCTGGTCTTTCGAAAGACAAGTTTTTGAGTTATTTGGCCAGTGTGGAACAAGAATCTTTGCACATCCTCGCTCGTTCACTTGTTTCTTATGCTGAAAAAAGAGTCGATCTTTTACCTGTCAGCAATTTGGAAGAAGTCGTAGGGTCGGGAGTACAAGGAGAAATCGATGGAAAGCTGATCAAGATCGGACGTGCGGAATTTGCCCACGCGGAGGTAAAAGCTGGTGAGTCCACGATGATCTTTGCTTCATTGGATGATCGATATATTGGTAGTGTGACGTTTACAGATGAAGTACGTAAAGAAGCAAAAGCAACGATCACACAATTACAAGGTTTAGGTATCACAAGAGAGATCATGCTTACGGGCGATCGCAAAGGAGTAGCGGAATCAATAGCTGAAAAAGTCGGTATTCGTGAAGTTCATGCAGAATGTCTGCCCCAAGATAAAATCACTGTCTTAAAAAGTGTCCCAGAAGAAGAACGGCCTTTGGTAATGATAGGAGACGGTATCAATGATGCTCCGGCGTTAGCGATCGCCGATGTAGGTATCGCCATGGGGGCTCATGGTTCTTCCGCTGCCTCAGAAAGTGCCGATGCGGTTATTTTGAAAGATGATCTAAGTCGGGTGGCGATCGCCGTCAAGGTGTCGCAAGATACGATGAAAATCGCGCGACAATCTGTTTTGATCGGGATCTTCATTTGTGTGGGATTGATGCTTGTTGCAAGTACCGGTGTTATTCCAGCATTGATCGGTGCCATGCTGCAAGAAGTGGTGGATACCGTCTCGATCTTAAGCGCGTTGCGGGCAAAAAATGACGGGAGACAAAGATAA
- a CDS encoding DEAD/DEAH box helicase, whose product MSFEKFKFQPFIYEALEDKGFNEPTEVQEKLIPVIQKGRSVVGQSQTGSGKTHTFLLPLFDKIDPESDKVQVVITAPSRELAGQIYQAAKQIAQFSDPEIRVTNFVGGTDKQRQLDRLKHQQPHVVIGTPGRILDMMNEQALAVHTAQAFVVDEADMTLDMGFLAEVDQIAGRLPEKLQMLVFSATIPEKLRPFLKKYMQNPLIEEIKAKAVISETIDNWLISTKGKNKNQLIYQLLTQGHPYLAIVFANTKQRVDEITDYLKGKGLKVAKIHGDVTPRERKRVMRQVQNLEYQYVVATDLAARGIDIEGVSHVINAEIPDDLDFFIHRVGRTGRNNLSGIAITLYDPADEKMIAAIENIGVTFEPKEIKNGEIVDSYDRNRRQKREKTRDELDPTLIGLVKKKKKKIKPGYKKKIQWAVDKSNKQKRKVERRQQTRTARKNKKNSHQ is encoded by the coding sequence ATGAGTTTTGAAAAATTCAAATTTCAACCATTTATTTATGAAGCATTAGAAGACAAAGGCTTTAATGAGCCTACCGAAGTTCAAGAAAAACTGATCCCTGTCATTCAAAAAGGCCGAAGTGTCGTCGGACAATCGCAAACAGGCAGCGGGAAGACCCATACATTCTTACTTCCGCTATTTGATAAAATCGATCCTGAAAGTGATAAAGTCCAAGTCGTGATCACGGCCCCTAGTCGTGAACTAGCTGGACAAATCTATCAAGCAGCAAAACAAATCGCGCAATTTTCCGATCCGGAGATCCGGGTGACCAATTTTGTCGGAGGAACAGACAAGCAGCGGCAATTGGACCGCTTGAAACACCAACAACCTCATGTGGTCATTGGTACACCAGGAAGAATCTTGGATATGATGAATGAACAGGCGCTGGCAGTCCACACCGCGCAAGCTTTTGTCGTGGATGAAGCCGATATGACATTAGACATGGGCTTTTTGGCAGAAGTCGATCAAATCGCCGGACGTTTACCAGAAAAATTGCAAATGCTGGTCTTCTCCGCAACGATCCCTGAAAAATTGCGGCCGTTTTTAAAGAAATATATGCAAAATCCTTTGATCGAAGAAATCAAAGCAAAAGCGGTGATTTCAGAAACTATCGACAACTGGTTGATCTCTACCAAAGGAAAAAATAAAAATCAACTGATCTATCAATTATTGACGCAAGGACATCCTTATCTAGCGATCGTTTTTGCCAATACGAAACAACGGGTCGATGAGATCACTGATTATCTAAAAGGAAAAGGCTTGAAGGTTGCGAAAATTCATGGCGATGTAACACCGCGGGAACGCAAGCGGGTGATGCGCCAAGTTCAAAATCTCGAGTATCAATACGTCGTAGCGACGGATCTTGCTGCCAGAGGGATCGATATCGAGGGTGTTTCTCACGTGATCAATGCGGAGATCCCCGATGATCTTGATTTCTTCATCCACCGTGTCGGACGGACCGGCAGAAACAATTTGAGCGGGATCGCCATCACATTGTATGATCCGGCTGATGAAAAAATGATCGCGGCCATTGAAAATATCGGTGTGACTTTTGAACCAAAAGAGATCAAAAACGGCGAGATCGTGGACAGCTATGACCGCAATCGTCGTCAAAAACGGGAAAAGACGCGGGATGAGCTTGATCCAACATTGATCGGTTTGGTGAAAAAGAAGAAGAAAAAAATCAAGCCCGGTTATAAGAAAAAGATCCAATGGGCTGTTGATAAAAGCAACAAACAAAAACGCAAAGTCGAACGCCGTCAACAAACTCGTACAGCGCGCAAAAACAAGAAAAATTCTCATCAATAA
- a CDS encoding VanZ family protein: MSAYIIPIKTALLIFPFLALFLSGFFLIYEYRKYGTFVFTRAIILYSFIFYLLCAYFLVVLPLPPISEVAHYTSPTIELHLGASLQHFLQQTVLNIKDPSTYLPAMKQNVFLEPMFNILLVVPFGVYLRYYFKVSFIKTILWSFLLSLSFETLQYTGLLFIYPRPYRLADVNDLLNNTLGGMLGFAIEPLLTFVLPTRKEIDEEAYARGQEVTFFRRLAAFVIDWIVLYLVAFAATIVYRLITKDYQANFVDNIWWFFGGVFLYFVCFAYLFNGQTLGKKAVRIRVVEEQREKIRFSALLKRYGILYFFYGGIGQLTALLAPLVQSRNHFIVAISVFLSLCGGVLQVVFFLTIGWSFFKKRRQLFYEKQSHTYTISTIPIKEK, from the coding sequence ATGTCAGCCTACATCATTCCTATTAAGACCGCATTATTGATTTTTCCGTTTTTAGCACTTTTTCTATCAGGATTTTTCCTGATCTATGAGTATCGAAAATACGGCACATTTGTTTTTACGCGAGCGATTATTTTATATTCATTTATTTTTTATCTGTTATGTGCCTACTTTTTAGTGGTCCTGCCGCTGCCGCCGATCAGCGAAGTCGCTCACTATACGTCACCAACTATCGAGTTGCACTTAGGAGCGTCATTACAACATTTTTTACAGCAGACTGTTTTAAATATCAAAGATCCCAGCACGTATTTGCCGGCAATGAAACAAAATGTTTTTTTAGAGCCGATGTTCAATATCCTTTTAGTGGTTCCGTTTGGGGTTTATCTGCGCTATTATTTCAAAGTTTCATTTATAAAGACGATCCTATGGAGTTTTCTACTGTCGCTTTCTTTTGAAACTTTGCAATATACTGGACTGTTATTCATTTATCCACGTCCGTACCGGTTAGCAGATGTCAACGATTTGCTGAATAACACGTTAGGCGGCATGCTGGGTTTTGCGATCGAGCCATTACTGACATTTGTCTTGCCGACACGTAAGGAAATCGATGAAGAAGCTTATGCAAGAGGGCAAGAGGTGACATTTTTCCGCCGGCTTGCGGCATTTGTCATTGACTGGATCGTTCTCTATCTAGTCGCGTTTGCAGCGACAATCGTGTATCGCTTGATCACGAAAGATTACCAAGCGAACTTTGTCGATAATATCTGGTGGTTTTTTGGCGGGGTGTTTCTTTATTTCGTTTGTTTCGCGTATCTTTTCAATGGTCAGACCCTCGGGAAAAAAGCGGTCCGCATTCGTGTAGTGGAGGAGCAACGGGAAAAAATCCGTTTCTCCGCATTGTTGAAACGCTATGGAATCTTGTACTTCTTTTATGGCGGTATCGGTCAGCTGACTGCGTTACTAGCGCCTTTGGTTCAAAGCCGCAATCATTTTATCGTAGCTATTTCCGTATTTTTGTCTCTCTGCGGAGGTGTTTTACAAGTCGTATTCTTTCTCACTATCGGCTGGTCATTTTTCAAAAAGCGTCGGCAGCTATTCTATGAAAAACAAAGTCATACTTATACGATCAGTACGATCCCAATAAAAGAAAAATAG
- a CDS encoding HD domain-containing protein gives MKEQLEQIIAFAKERLQDDRTGHDFAHAQRVARLAESILKDEDKIFCDKTIILTSAYLHDTIDDKVVPDPEKALQEVEDFLHSLGLQEKQIQEILYIITHLSFSQEIEHGKADLSLEGQIVQDADRLDALGAIGVLRTAYFGGAHGDVMYDETVEPVTYTSKKDYRKGSTVVNHFYEKLFVLADGMNTEFGRKEALRRKEFMESFLEEFYQEWHGK, from the coding sequence GTGAAAGAACAACTGGAACAGATCATTGCATTTGCTAAAGAACGCTTGCAAGATGATCGAACAGGACACGATTTTGCCCATGCCCAAAGAGTGGCTAGATTGGCAGAATCGATTTTAAAGGACGAAGATAAAATTTTCTGTGACAAAACGATCATCCTAACTTCTGCATACCTGCACGACACAATAGATGATAAGGTCGTACCTGATCCAGAGAAGGCCTTGCAGGAGGTTGAAGATTTTCTTCATTCATTAGGATTGCAAGAAAAACAGATTCAAGAGATCCTATATATCATTACTCACTTATCTTTTTCGCAAGAAATCGAGCATGGAAAAGCAGATCTTTCATTAGAAGGACAAATTGTCCAAGATGCAGATCGTTTAGATGCTTTGGGAGCGATCGGCGTTTTGAGGACCGCCTATTTTGGCGGAGCTCATGGAGATGTGATGTATGATGAGACAGTGGAACCTGTGACTTATACCAGCAAAAAAGATTACCGTAAAGGCTCTACTGTCGTTAATCATTTTTATGAAAAACTGTTTGTCTTGGCCGACGGGATGAATACAGAGTTTGGCAGAAAAGAAGCCTTGCGACGTAAAGAATTCATGGAAAGTTTCTTAGAAGAATTCTATCAAGAATGGCATGGAAAATAA